A region from the Medicago truncatula cultivar Jemalong A17 chromosome 6, MtrunA17r5.0-ANR, whole genome shotgun sequence genome encodes:
- the LOC112418696 gene encoding uncharacterized protein, which produces MINIQDTNQRLKNLSCQMEKMKLQLSDIDIQISNRLLHEKCTDVSTKNEKVSEIVEEGVDQTEEGTILERCGELESAKEIEMPHKEEFPQERPYTEEAETIENEEVMEVTEKKERILSKEESMEGKGKKVNKVEIDRIIDEICALFNKPKLGRIWTSYQLCLKFMEFLPKCRITKDDVLSISFWPP; this is translated from the coding sequence ATGATAAATATACAAGATACTAACCAAAGATTGAAAAATTTATCATGCCAAATGGAGAAAATGAAGCTGCAACTTTCTGACATTGATATTCAAATAAGTAATCGACTCCTTCATGAAAAGTGCACAGATGTTTCAACTAAGAATGAGAAAGTCAGTGAGATTGTTGAGGAAGGAGTTGATCAAACTGAGGAAGGTACAATATTAGAAAGATGTGGTGAACTTGAAAGTGCAAAAGAAATAGAAATGCCACACAAAGAAGAATTTCCTCAAGAACGGCCATATACTGAAGAGGCCGAAACtattgaaaatgaagaagtgATGGAGGTGACAGAGAAAAAGGAACGGATACTAAGCAAGGAAGAATCAATGGAAGGAAAGGGGAAGAAAGTGAACAAGGTGGAGATTGATCGGATCATAGATGAGATATGTGCCTTGTTCAATAAACCAAAGTTAGGGAGGATATGGACTTCATATCAGTTGTGCCTAAAGTTCATGGAATTCCTCCCAAAGTGCAGGATTACAAAAGATGATGTGTTGTCCATTTCATTTTGGCCACCCTAA
- the LOC112418638 gene encoding uncharacterized protein, whose protein sequence is MEDEKIHDYYLKILDIANSFDSLGEKISYEKLVRKIFRSLPKRFNMKIISYTEEMYHKVHNGAIANHSRGEASNNAKQEKRKEKVEEDGEKKELTIEELEAKIYKDEMLLRKIKEERSKRDNTTSLEQRKRKTMARAQERILSLLENELSLLFLANRELRYMLMMMEVCDARGFIYGVIPHEGKPMSGSSENLRGWWKDIVKFDKNGPAAIAKYEAENGIKTTNYEKLNGEPITLHSLNELSDTILGSLLSSLVPHCHPPQRSFPLEKGIPPPWWPTGKESWRKEMRFSEAPGLPPYRKPHDLKKVWKVYVLAAVIKHMSPNVHNIRNIVRQSRSLQDKLTMKETSIWGAIIDHEETIARKIHPEFFSSFDSRVEGSNYLLVEANDVDVVEGGEHNLAERKLSSSSSPSSSSLSSYEGTNKRKRKPGKRIGTHHNSFLNTHQHATPLDQHEFQQERNVRNNHHVTSTHIGSSSNINNKNLFQMVGVEVSTTHQNVAPLAQRAQAAVPVADQITHHTGNHYSLVNDMLAYRFAKLVVSNLKSFAAADYGFHNNAGNYSGRGEVDSDLMDIYNSGIQLNKNTNVMSMMIPTPGVNHNVHHQIYHASAQPEKNNMSTMIPNHGVNQSMHRQIYTGSVQQNKNTIMSTMVPTPGVNQNLHPQVYTSSVHQQQKSNTMMNTSMMSNSMPVMNMVATPVFNQNMQHQMDQNFYAQQGGADSYYNYKVRNAEVANVPMQANVSTTSFDPTFEHLKAFNSQFHVDAYNNSLASSSYDWNQ, encoded by the exons ATGGAGGATGAGAAGATACATGACTATTACTTAAAGATCCTGGATATTGCCAATTCCTTTGATTCTCTTGGAGAGAAAATTTCTTATGAAAAGCTTGTGAGGAAAATTTTCAGATCTCTACCTAAGAGGTTTAACATGAAG ATTATTTCATATACAGAAGAAATGTATCACAAAGTTCATAATGGTGCTATCGCTAACCATTCAAGGGGGGAAGCTTCAAACaatgcaaaacaagaaaaaagaaaggaaaaagtagAAGAAGATGGTGAGAAAAAAGAGCTAACTATTGAGGAACTAGAGGCAAAGATATATAAAGATGAAATGCTGCTAAGAAAGATAAAGGAAGAAAGAAGTAAAAGAGACAATACTACATCAttggaacaaagaaaaagaaagacaaTGGCTCGTGCACAAGAGCGCATATTAAG TTtacttgaaaatgaattgagttTACTCTTCCTAGCGAATCGTGAACTAAG GTACATGTTAATGATGATGGAAGTTTGTGATGCTCGTGGCTTCATCTATGGAGTAATACCCCACGAGGGAAAACCAATGAGTGGTTCATCAGAAAATTTACGAGGCTGGTGGAAAGATATAGTTAAATTCGACAAAAACGGTCCAGCAGCAATTGCTAAATATGAAGCggaaaatggaattaaaacaacaaattatgaaAAGTTGAATGGTGAACCAATTACACTTCACTCGCTGAATGAACTATCCGACACCATATTAGGTTCACTTCTCTCATCATTAGTGCCGCATTGTCACCCACCACAACGGAGTTTTCCATTGGAAAAAGGCATTCCTCCACCATGGTGGCCAACAGGGAAAGAATCATGGAGGAAGGAGATGAGATTTAGTGAAGCACCTGGCCTACCCCCTTATAGAAAGCCGcatgatttgaaaaaggtttGGAAGGTTTATGTTTTGGCAGCGGTTATTAAACATATGTCTCCTAATGTTCATAATATTAGGAACATAGTCAGACAATCAAGGAGTTTACAAGATAAACTCACCATGAAGGAAACATCTATTTGGGGTGCAATTATTGATCATGAAGAAACAATTGCAAGAAAAATACATCCTGAATTTTTCTCAAGTTTTGATTCTCGTGTTGAAGGAAGTAATTATTTGCTTGTTGAGGCaaatgatgttgatgttgtggAAGGTGGTGAGCACAATCTAGCAGAACGAAaactatcatcatcatcttcaccatcatcatcGTCCTTATCGTCATATGAGGGTACTAACAAGAGAAAACGTAAACCTGGCAAGAGAATTGGTACTCATCATAACTCTTTTCTTAACACTCATCAACATGCTACACCTCTTGACCAACATGAATTCCAGCAAGAGAGGAATGTGAGAAACAATCATCATGTTACTAGTACACATATTGGAAGCAGCagtaacatcaacaacaaaaacctaTTCCAAATGGTTGGAGTTGAAGTGTCAACTACTCATCAAAATGTTGCACCTCTTGCCCAACGTGCGCAAGCTGCGGTACCTGTTGCAGATCAGATCACTCATCATACAGGTAATCATTATAG TCTAGTAAATGATATGTTAGCTTATAGGTTTGCGAAGTTGGTTGTTTCAAACTTAAAAAG CTTTGCCGCCGCTGATTATGGATTCCATAACAATGCAGGCAATTACTCAGGAAGAGGAGAAGTGGATTCTGATTTGATGGACATATATAATTCAGGCATTCAGCTGAATAAAAACACCAATGTCATGAGTATGATGATTCCAACTCCTGGTGTTAATCATAACGTGCACCATCAAATCTACCATGCAAGTGCTCAACCAGAGAAGAACAACATGAGTACTATGATTCCAAATCACGGTGTCAATCAAAGCATGCATCGTCAAATCTACACTGGAAGTGTTCAACAGAACAAGAACACCATCATGAGTACTATGGTTCCAACTCCTGGTGTTAATCAAAACTTGCATCCTCAAGTCTACACTTCAAGTGTTCATCAACAACAGAAGAGCAACACCATGATGAATACCTCAATGATGAGTAATTCAATGCCAGTTATGAACATGGTTGCAACTCCCGTATTTAACCAAAACATGCAGCATCAAATGGATCAAAATTTCTATGCGCAACAAGGGGGTGCAGATAGCTATTATAACTACAAAGTGCGTAATGCTGAAGTAGCTAATGTTCCAATGCAAGCAAATGTCTCAACAACAAGCTTTGATCCAACTTTTGAGCATTTGAAGGCATTCAATTCTCAATTTCATGTTGATGCTTACAACAACTCTTTGGCATCATCAAGTTATGATTGGAATCAATAA
- the LOC11422359 gene encoding pentatricopeptide repeat-containing protein At1g62930, chloroplastic, with translation MMLVNDQIEGKLVNSDVVMYNTIIDGLCKDKLVNDAYELYSEMIAEKISPDVATFNSLIYGFCIIGQLKDAFGLFSQMVLKNINPSVYTFTILVDGLCKEGKMKEAKSVIAMMMKDGVLPNVVTYTSIMEGYCLVNEVNKTKHVFRTISRMGVAPNTQSYNIMINGFCKIKIVNEALILFKEMCCRGIVPITVTYSSLIDGLCKSTMLGSLLMRCMLMVNHLIYPLTVLYIDALCKSNHLDKAIALVKKIKDQGIQSDMYTSNILIDGLCK, from the coding sequence ATGATGCTTGTAAATGATCAAATTGAAGGGAAATTGGTCAACTCCGATGTAGTAATGTATAACACAATAATTGATGGTTTGTGTAAAGATAAGCTTGTAAATGATGCTTATGAGTTATATTCTGAAATGATTGCAGAGAAAATTTCTCCTGATGTTGCCACTTTCAATTCTCTAATATATGGATTTTGCATTATTGGTCAATTGAAAGATGCATTTGGTTTGTTCAGTCAAATGGTATTGAAAAACATTAACCCGAGCGTGTATACTTTTACCATTTTGGTTGATGGTCTATGTAAGGAAGGAAAGATGAAAGAAGCTAAAAGTGTGATAGCTATGATGATGAAAGATGGTGTATTACCGAATGTTGTTACCTACACTTCAATAATGGAGGGATATTGCCTAGTTAATGAAGTGAATAAGACCAAACATGTTTTCAGAACTATTTCTCGAATGGGAGTGGCTCCTAATACTCAGAGCTATAATATCATGATTAACGGATTCTGTAAGATTAAAATAGTCAATGAAGCCTTGATTCTCTTTAAGGAAATGTGTTGTAGAGGAATTGTTCCTATTACAGTTACTTACAGTTCTCTTATTGATGGTTTGTGCAAATCTACTATGCTTGGGAGTTTGTTGATGAGATGCATGTTAATGGTCAACCACCTGATATATCCACTTACAGTTCTTTATATAGATGCTTTATGCAAAAGCAATCATCTTGACAAGGCTATTGCATTAGTGAAGAAAATTAAAGACCAAGGCATTCAATCGGATATGTACACATCCAATATACTTATTGATGGGTTATGCAAATGA